CCTTTTGCCTTCCTCACTTCCTCGGAATACAAATTTGATCGGTGATTCGGTGTTGCGCGGGGGGGCCATCGTCGACGACGAATCTGGTGACGGTTTTCAAGTATATTGGAAGGAATCCTTAGCTTGCTTTACTCGAGTGATTTTATTGTAACCGTTCttattaattatcttatttaataataatataaccattctattttataatttattattataaaatttttatttattataattaaaataattttaaatttttattttattattaaattaaatatttaatatcattaaaattcttaataaatatttttgatgggagaacatctatataaacgaggattTTGGTCCGTGGACTCAACATCTTTGTAGTCAAAAGAACTTTCTACaccatctaaaatgagagttgtgAACCGAAAAGTACTAAAGTTTAAGAAGAAACTATCGTAGAAATTCTTAAAGTTGGATGTACGTTATTTTATttctatattaatttttattatgtttctattataataatttaaaaatatattttgacatCAAAGATTTCTTACATGGATAATCAAATAATTTCCAACATTTTACTTTTGATTCTACGAAAATATTatcagttaaaaaaaaaagaaataatcgaGGGGGCACAAATTCGTAAATGTTTGTACTTAAATGTAACTACAACTTCCTATCTCATTTAATTTTAATCCATCTTTCGCATATATTTCCTCCGATAAATGCAAATTAGTAGACTTAAATATTACAGAATTAAGTATAAAAATCGCCAGCTCagaaaaaaaactatttttaattttgctgaaaaaaaaaattgcggCATTTTATTTTGACCCGGTCAAACAATCCCGTCAAAGTGGGACCTACTTGCTGACGTAACGCCGCCCTCCACCGTATCATATCTGACAACGATGGGTGGCCACCAGCGAATCTTTTCCGAACCACCGCCGCGGCGGCGGATCTTTCGACCAGGAGACGCCGCGTGTCTCGAGTCCTCGAGCGAGAGAACCCGGTGAACATTTGCTGATTTTTATTATCAGCAAAAATCATGAATATAATATTACGTATATAAAATTATCAGAGTTTCTTTTGATAAAAAGGGGAAGGGGGTGGACTGGTCAATGCGGGTCAAACCCGACCCGAAATCCCTGCGCGTGTTGGGCCGCGGGCTTCGGCCCATTAAGCGACCCAATTATGAGAAGATCATGATCGACTCGAGGTTCGAATCGGTTCGTGTCAAATCGAGACCGGTCGAGATCCTATAGATCATAACTGGACCGGTTATCACAGCCTGTTCCGCCTCTCATGCTCTTCCCGAGCTTATGGACGCATGCACGCAGAACTCAGCACAGAGCAGCAATACATGACCTGAGAAGGAAACGCCGCGCACCGATAATGAAGCAGCAGAACTCACTGCCGCCCTCCCTCCCTCGTCGCTGGCATCGCGCTTCCTGTTCTATGGAACGTCGAGGAAGCGGCGGCGCTCCAGAGAGATGACCATAGCGGAAACAGCTTCGGCTTCCCACCATTTGGATCGGCGACGAGAGGATGCGTGCGCGCGTTGGAGTCTTATCAAGCCTTGATAAGGAGGGAGACAGCTTGTATTAACTACAAAACAACAGCCCACTTGTTCTCCATACTCGTGTTGCTTTAGCATCACGATGAAATTGAGTTCTTCACGGATCAAGCGAGTCAGAAAAATAACCTGACGTCTGAGAAGATAAAAAAGGCCTATAAGAGGCGACAAAGGGATGGTCGAGACATGTCAAACCAGATTCCACAAAGGTACATCTGAGAAAGAGTACATATATCTCTCTAATGGTCGATATCACGAGTCAAGAGAAACATTATGGAACTCAATTCTCAAGATCGATCATGAATGGAGGGAGAAACGAAAAGGAGCGATGATTCACTTTTATTCGTAGGTGTGGGTTTTCGTTCCGAAGACGAAATTTACTTCGAACTCCATTCAACTATGTGTGCTAATAATCATCATTATTGTCACCTGTCACTCACCCCAACCTTTACTTGGGGACTGCCCAATCTTTGCATGTCAAGGATATCATGTTATGATAGTAACTCGATTTGAACAAGAACGTATGACCATGATTAGCACAGAAATAATCATGACCCTATAAAGAAGAGGCATTTACCACTTGAATACGGCATTCTTAAGAAGATATATCACTAAGTCGAAACAAAGTAACTGTTCTAATTAAAATAACACAATCCAAACTGAGATGGATTAATCCAAACGAATCTAGTTTTGTTCAAAAAGGAGGTCATCATGTTTGTTTGTTCATATTTGGGTGGTATAGATAAACCCTAAATATTTGATGAACAACTTTTCCTTACaagtaaataacataaagaacatGCTTTTGTAATCCAAGATGTCATTAACCAGATTAGAGAGTAGTTTCGGAAGCTTAACTTGGAAACACAGAAGCTAAGCCAAGAAAAATCTCCACCAAACCTCAACATAGATTCTTGTCATATGAAGCAACATCAACAAACATAAGTTTCACGAGAGACGCAAGTAAAACCTAATACAATTAATCATCTCTAGCAGGCAAATCCCAGTACTCAGTATTCAATTTGTAGCAAAAAAGGTGGGTTGATAAGAGATTACAAATCATTGCGATACCTAATAAAGTTATGTTCTTTCTCTCAGTTTCTGCTTCTATTATCCTTTCATATCATTCTTCCTTATATTGAGGCCATTGGAAAGAAACAGACGAAGGTCACATCCATCCATCAATGCCATTAAAAGAGGCGGAAAAATCATACGCAACTCGCATAAAGAAGTAATGCATGCAAGGAACACCAGCGACAGAATAGATGGGTGGTGCAGAAGATGAGCTTTCCCCTCCTCGAGTTCCGTATACACCCATGCCATGCGTGGCCGCGACCTTGTGCAGTCCGGGCCATTGACATGACCCTCAAGCTAAATAATGCCGACGTTTCTTGAGCTAAAGAATCCAAGACCCAAGCAAAGCCATCAAGAACAAAGGAATCCATGCTTCCAGCTCGCTTGCAGGTCTTCCGGTAGCCAAGCTACTCGTCGATGCTGTTGGGGTCGTCCCACTCCCAAGCCGGCAGACCTAGAGGGCATGCGATAGCCTAGCTCTTTCTCTAATAGCAATCCCAAGAAGACAAAGGCTCAGAATGAAAGGAGTAGGAAGAAAAGCTAAGCCATGCATGACTGCAACTTTTGTTAGAATGGAGTAGGATTTGACTCCCGACGCTGCATTGTCAAGGTAGGAAACTCGAAACAAGAATAAGACCCAACAATTGCTCCAAATTCTAAAAGAAGCaggtaaaaatattagctctagcTGAAGTGTCTACCATGCTATATAGCCTTGCTCGTTAGCTCTCTAAGGTCTGGGATGGTGAGGGAAGAACTGGGTTCCGGCCATGAAGGCGCTTAGTGGCGTCGGATAGAGGGCGGAAGGATCCATCGATCCGGTGGAAGCCGCCGCGGTAGCTGAGCTAGAAGGTGCAGCCAGGCCGGTGGCAAGAGCGGCTGCGGTCGAGATAGAAGCGGCGGCAGCGGAAGACGAGGATTCCCCGTGCAGCGCGAGAGGAGTCGACGGGGTCGGCACGTCCGGGCCGTGGTCGTAGAGGATGCCCTTGAACACATGCCCACCGATGCTGACCGCGGTCTGGTATGCGAACTCGTCCTCGGTGTCGTCCAACGGGCTCACCCGAACGCACCGGAACACTGCCGGGGAGCTCACCTCGGCCGGGAAACTCACCTCCCCTCCTGCCAGAGTGTGGTTCCAGTTAATGGCCATCAAGTAACATAAGAAGCGTGCAAGGAGGTGTTACACTCGTCTCTTGTTGGATTAGTAGGCGATGGGTgcaggagaaagaggaagacagTGAAAGACGGGAGCGAGTGGGAGTGATGGAACGGAGCACACGCAAATGATTCGAGTGAATAGTGGAGTGGATTCACGAAATAGTAGAATGATTTGTACTGCATGTGCTGCTGCTACCTGATGATGCGGTGGTGATGACGGTGGATAGATGGGTGGTCATCTCCCGTGGCCTTTTGGAGGGCTCCCCGCCTCCACTGCCACCAacatctcctcctccgccgctcGTCGAGCCTCCGATTCGGAGCTGCTGAGACTGCTGCTGcagggaggaggcggcggcggcgagatGCTGCTGGCGCTCGCGCCGCTTGGCGGCGGGGACCCAGGTGCTCTTGACGTGCGTGGAGCATTGGAAGCCCCGGCTCTTGCAGCAGGTCCGGCATCGCATGTGGGAGCAGTCCTTCTTTGCCTGGTTGCCGCAGTCCTGGCAGCTCATCCCCCCTCCTCCGCTGTCCCTCAAGCTGACGGTGCGCTCGATCGATCCGCCAGGTTGGAGCGGCTCATCGGAGAAAGAGAGGAGCCCGGCGGTGGAGGAAATGTAgagttgctgctgctgttgctgaggTTGTTGCCGATGGATTTGCTGCTGGTGctgctgccatagctcgaagcctcTCCCGTAGCCGATCTCTTCGGTTCTATTGCCGCCCACGCCGCTTCCGCTGCCGTAGAGGAATAAGCTCTCTGGTGGGATCCCTTCGTCACCTCCGCCCTGCCTGTTTCCCCCACCTAGAGAGAACCCTGCCATGCTTCCTACCCACCAAGCTTCAAATCCATAGCAAGATCGATCGCTCCTCCTCTCCCCTCTGCTAAAAGAAGCACAAACTGCATCATGATAAATCTACAAGGCAGTAGAATTTCTGAGAGAGAATAAATAGGTGGCTGTACCTCGAGAGATTTCCTTGTATTCCTACTGAGTAGCAAAGATGTCGTTCTTGTTATGCTCGCTTTCCCTGCTAATTTTTCGCCTCCTCCAATCCCTAACACTAAGATGGAGAGGGAGGCCGCAGCAGCGGCTGTAGCAACACTGCTACCTCATCCTCGATCCCTCCTTgaattcccttcccttcccttcccttcactTGTCTTTCTGTTTCTCTGCCCTCACTCGCTTTGGGGAGTATATTTAAGACACGGAATTAGAGCCACTGCAACGCCGCCATGGAGACTGCAATCActcgctgccactgccacaaccTCAATTCCATTTATTACACCCCCTCCTCGCCCCCCCTCTCTCCTCCCATCATCTCTCCCACTAAAAACAAGCAAACTCGCATATCGGATTTAAGATCAGATGAAAAGTCTGAAGAACGAGGTTGCTGCTGGTAATCATCAACGAATTGTGGTCGCAAAAAGGGAAATAAAAAGGATCAAAGAAAACATGAATCAGCCCAATTTTCCCTTTGCTTGCTTCTCGTTGCCTACTGATCCATCATGAGCTACCGCTAGATTCTGGACCATGTTTCCGCACGATCGGAGGGAGGAGATAGCTCCACGTGTCTGACAGCCAGCTGTTGCTCGGCCACCCTCTCGACGCGCAAAACCCGGTACTTTCccagcccctctctctctctctctctctctctctctctctctctctctctctctctctctctctactttacTGCACCTGCTCAAAAGTTAGAGGCAGCACAACACCACCAACACCAACACCAACAAGAGACCCAAGTAAACCTCGCCAAAAGTCTGCCCCCATTGAACCCATCCCATTTGAACACCCCTGCCACTGTCTTCAGTGTGCAACACTTGATGTCCACACCAATTGAAGTGCAACCAAAGATCCCATATAGACAAGTAAAGGTTAATATGTACCTCAATATCAGTGCTGCAGTTCACAGAATGAGTAGGTGATGACAGGAAGCTGACCATAGTTTATCCTGTGACCTCTTTTGGACCAAGCTTATTAGCATAATATTAGCAAGGAGATGTTATTTTTCCGGTGCATTGTTGATCTCCTCATATTATAAGCGTATAAACTGCAGCTTTTTACGTGCAGTACTGTGCATGAGTATTCTATTGTGATGCATTCATTGCTCCGCCGGTCCGGAGTCGCGCCGAATATGGCTACTCGACTCGGGACGCGTGCCATTCCCGACAAAACTCTTCAATACGCTCCAGCGTATGTACTACATGCATGGGTGACTACGAGAAGCCACCGATCATAAATATACTCCTCTACATGCTTCTGACACGGATGCAGTAATATGCTTGCTTATCTTTTACTACATAACATGCACCATTTGACTTTTCCCTCCCTTTGTTTGTCTCTCATCATTGATTTAACTTCTTAAGTCACATTGGGGAAGTCCACTTGGACTTTTTCCCACAAGTCCAAATATTCATCGACCCAGTGAGCACACATGCAAGAAGAAGATGCATACCTAAAGCAGAAAAAGAACGTGATTAAGGTTTCATGGGGGAGAAGCCAGAGGAAGAAAATGGTACCACTGTTCACATCTACCAACTGTTACCATGTTAGTATGGATATAGAATGTATTAAAAGGACGTCTCCGTAGAGCTGATTTGCCGGGAGAATGACGCGGGGAGCTCCCGATGAAGGTGCTGCTGTTGTCTCTTCTCCCCACTCCTCGAGCCCTGCGCGGCCTCCCGGGAGTTGACTCTCCTCTTTTCCCTCATCTGCAGCAGTCACCCTCGATCGCTCTCCTGCTTTCccgtcttctccttctcctccttcttcttcttcgcatcTCATCTCTCCTGGCATTGTCGGACGCGGAGCCAGCTTGATACCCTTAAAGAATCGAATACGCGGAGAAAGAGAGGGTGGGGGAATGGAAGGCAGATCACAAATCCCGGAGCCAACATAGCATCCATGTGCTACGAAGGGAGTATCCTTCGTCCCAACAGCGTCGGTGTTTTGTGTTGACACCGGGCCGAGACTTCTCTCACGTGATAGGACACACCCTGAACCATGCATGCATGCCGTGCTCAGCACAGAATGTACATGGTCATGGTGTTGTTTATCAGAGAAGTATATGGTCATGTAATCAGAGAATAGCACAGAATGTATGTAATGACCCTTTCAGCACGCCATGGGATCACTCCTGAATGAGCAGTCAGGTTAGAAGTCTAAGTTCATGCAACCAAATATAAGATAAAGAACAAGAGATGCTTTCATCGATCGACGTTGA
This Musa acuminata AAA Group cultivar baxijiao chromosome BXJ1-2, Cavendish_Baxijiao_AAA, whole genome shotgun sequence DNA region includes the following protein-coding sequences:
- the LOC135605490 gene encoding protein SHI RELATED SEQUENCE 1-like, translated to MAGFSLGGGNRQGGGDEGIPPESLFLYGSGSGVGGNRTEEIGYGRGFELWQQHQQQIHRQQPQQQQQQLYISSTAGLLSFSDEPLQPGGSIERTVSLRDSGGGGMSCQDCGNQAKKDCSHMRCRTCCKSRGFQCSTHVKSTWVPAAKRRERQQHLAAAASSLQQQSQQLRIGGSTSGGGGDVGGSGGGEPSKRPREMTTHLSTVITTASSGGEVSFPAEVSSPAVFRCVRVSPLDDTEDEFAYQTAVSIGGHVFKGILYDHGPDVPTPSTPLALHGESSSSAAAASISTAAALATGLAAPSSSATAAASTGSMDPSALYPTPLSAFMAGTQFFPHHPRP